Proteins encoded within one genomic window of Mesorhizobium sp. B2-1-8:
- a CDS encoding sarcosine oxidase subunit delta, translating to MLLIRCPYCAAERPELEFSYAGEAHVSRPADPSALSDDEWKNFLFVRSNARGTHFERWRHMHGCGRFFNAVRDTVSDRFAMTYKAGMARPTETEIREARS from the coding sequence ATGCTGCTTATCCGCTGCCCTTACTGCGCGGCCGAACGGCCGGAACTGGAATTCAGCTATGCCGGCGAGGCGCATGTTTCCCGCCCAGCCGATCCCTCCGCACTCAGCGACGACGAATGGAAGAACTTCCTGTTTGTCCGTTCGAATGCACGCGGCACGCATTTCGAACGGTGGCGCCACATGCATGGCTGCGGCCGCTTCTTCAATGCCGTGCGCGACACGGTCAGCGACCGGTTCGCCATGACCTACAAGGCTGGGATGGCGCGCCCGACGGAAACCGAGATCAGGGAAGCGCGTTCATGA